One genomic window of Solanum dulcamara chromosome 12, daSolDulc1.2, whole genome shotgun sequence includes the following:
- the LOC129877621 gene encoding myb-related protein 308-like: MGRSPCCEKAHTNKGAWTKEEDERLIAYIRAHGEGCWRSLPKAAGLLRCGKSCRLRWINYLRPDLKRGNFTEEEDELIIKLHSLLGNKWSLIAGRLPGRTDNEIKNYWNTHIRRKLLSRGIDPTTHRSINEPTTSPKVTTITFAAAHDSTKDIDHQDHMINIKAEFVESSKEDNNEIQEKSSCLPDLNLELRISPPHHQQMDHHRHQRSSSLCFTCSLGIQNSKDCSCSETNGTNGCSNNIASMNIMAGYDFLGLKTNGLLDYRTLETK; encoded by the exons ATGGGAAGGTCACCTTGTTGTGAGAAGGCACATACAAATAAAGGAGCATGGActaaagaagaagatgaaagacTTATTGCTTACATTAGAGCTCATGGTGAAGGTTGTTGGAGGTCTCTTCCTAAAGCTGCTGGACTTCTCCGATGCGGCAAAAGTTGTCGTCTCCGATGGATTAATTACTTGAGACCTGATCTGAAACGTGGTAACTTtactgaagaagaagatgaactcaTTATCAAACTACATAGCCTCCTTGGAAACAA GTGGTCGCTTATAGCAGGAAGATTACCCGGAAGAACAGATAACGagataaaaaattattggaACACGCATATAAGAAGAAAGCTTTTGAGTCGGGGTATTGATCCAACGACACATCGGTCAATCAACGAGCCTACTACGTCACCAAAAGTGACAACCATTACTTTTGCTGCTGCTCATGACAGTACTAAAGATATTGATCATCAAGATCATATGATAAATATCAAAGCCGAATTTGTTGAATCGAGCAAAGAAGATAATAATGAAATTCAAGAAAAGTCATCATGTCTTCCTGACTTAAATCTTGAGCTCAGAATTAGTCCTCCACACCATCAACAAATGGATCATCATCGTCATCAACGATCAAGCTCTTTATGTTTTACATGTAGTTTGGGTATACAAAACAGTAAAGATTGCAGTTGCAGTGAAACTAATGGAACTAATGGATGCAGTAATAATATTGCAAGTATGAACATTATGGCTGGTTATGACTTTTTGGGCTTGAAGACTAATGGTCTTTTGGACTATAGAACTTTGGAAACTAAGTGA